In the Clostridium gelidum genome, CTCCATATCTATCTAATGTTTCATTCTTAACACCTAATCTATTATGTTTAGCCTCATTAGAATATGTAACAGCACCTTCTAAAAGCACTTCAGATATTCCCGGGTAATTAATAAGGGTACTTGCTATCATTCCCCCTGTACATGATTCAGCCGTAGATACAGTTAACTTCTTTTCAATTAAAAGCTTGGCTACAACATCTTCTATTGCAATGTCTTCCGTTGCATAGACATTATCTCCTAATCTTCCCTTAATTTCTTCTTCTATAGGTGCTATTAATTTTAAAGCCTCTTCTTCATTTTCAGCCTTTGCTGTTATACGAAGATTTACACCAACTTCTTTTGCATAAGGTGCAATAGTAGGATTAGTTTGAGCTTCCATCAAGTCCTTAACTTCATCTGCAGCAGCACTCTCTCCAATGCCTAATATTTTTATCATTTTTGATACCAATACTGAATCAGACTTCTTTTGAAGATATGGCTTAACTGTTTCTTCAAACATCGGTTTCATTTCCTTTGGTGGTCCTGGTAAAATAATCATTATTTTATTATTTTCTTCTATAATTACACCTGGTGCTGTACCATTATTATTATTTATAATAATAGCTCCCTCCGGAATTAACCCTTGCTTTAAATTATTTTCAGTCATTTTTCTTCCTCTGAATTTGAAATAACCCTTCAGCTTTTCAATTGATTCTTCATCTGGCAGTAATTCTTTATTAAAATATTTTGCTGCAACTTCTTTTGTAATATCATCCTCTGTAGGTCCAAGGCCACCTGTTGTTATTATAAGATCACTTCTGCTATAAGCCTCATCAAGAGCATGTACAATTCTTTTTTCATTATCTCCTACAACTTGTTGATAATACATATCTATGCCTAAAGTTGCTAATTCCTGTGCCAAATACTGAGCATTAGAATTAACTATGTCTCCTAGTAAAATTTCTGTCCCTATAGCTATAATTTCTGCTTTCATATTTATTACCTTCTTCTCGTTATATTTATATACAAAACCCATTTTTAGTCCTTTTAACAATATTAGATTATTAATTTTTAATTGTCAATTATTTCAACTGTATAAATATGTAAAACCTATCCAATAAAATATTGAATAGGTTTTATATACAAATATTTTCTTTTTATAATACGCTATCCCCAAATTAAATTTAGAGATAGCTTATATAAAAAATTTTTTCATCTCAATCTATTTTAAGCAAACACTTAAATCATAAAAAAACAAAATGTTTTTTACATAATTATTTACCTAAAAAGAAATAAGTAATATGTATGAGAGGAAAAAATTCATTGCAAGAGAGCTTCTATACTTGTATTGTATGTATAATCTCTCTTACTTATTCATACTATTGAAAATTTATTAAAAAAAAGTTACTACACCGTGTTTTAAATATCCATAGATTACTTAGATAAATATTATTTATCTTCTGTTTCAAGTAATGCTAAAGCTACAGCACCTACTACGCCTGCATTTGTACCTAGTCCTGCTGGAACAATTTTAACTGATTCAGCCATAGACTTAAAGCATCTCTTATTAACAACTTTTCTTACTGTATCAAAAACAATATCTCCAGCAGCAGCTACTCCACCACCAATTATTATTATTTCTGGATCAAAGATAGAAACTGCATTAGCAACAGCTATTCCTAAGTAATTTAATGCATTGTCAATTATATCTTTGCAAACTGGATCTCCTGCAGCTGCTTCTGTAAATACTTCATATGAAGTAACAGTTTCATATTTTCTTAGAGTCGTTTCAACTTTACTAGTTAATGCTTCTTGACCTCTTTTAGCAATTGCAGTTCCTGATGATGTTGCTTCTACACAACCAATATTTCCACAGTTACATCTTGGGCCGTCTGGTGCTACTGTCATATGTCCAATTTCTAAAGCATTTGAAGTATGTCCTCTATATACCTTTCCATTAAGAACAGCACCTCCGCCTACTCCAGTGCTTACAGTAAAGAATACTACATGTTTAGCGCCTTTTCCTGCTCCAAACATATATTCACCAATAGCTGCAACGTTTGCGTCATTATCTAAAAATACAGGTAATCCAAACTTTTTATTTAATGGCTCAACTAAATTAAAGTTTTTAAAAGGAAGATTTGGTGTATAAATTATAGTTCCTTTTTCAGCATCTAAAGGTCCTGGTGAACCAATACCGATTCCCTTTATCTCTTCATAAGTTGCTGAACCATCTTTAATTACTTTTTCTACAGATTCAATAATTCTATTTAATACAGGAATTTCTCCTTCACTAGCATTTGTTGGCACTGTTGTTTGACTTATTACTTCTCCATTTAAATTAGATAATGCAGCACTTATTTTAGTGCCCCCTAAATCTACCCCTACAACATACTTTTGCATAATTTAACTCTCCTTCATTTCATTTAATTTCCCATTTAAAAACAATTTATTCTAATTGTTATTATACTATATTATGTTGTGTTAATAAAACCTGTATTTTAAATATTATTTTCATGTGCCTTATTTGCACTTATATAATAGTTGCCAAAATCATCATATTGGGTATAATTAATAATAAATTTATTGTCTCTAAGCATTGAATTAATTACATCTATATCACCTTTATTATCTTTATTAATCCTTATTACAAAATTATCATCCTTGTCTATTATATTTAAATAATCAAATATATTGCTATAATCACTTAATTCTATACTCCCACTAATGTCCATACTATAATCTGACATTAATCTTCCTCCTTACTAAATATAGTGTTTAAAATTCAATACTCTTACAAAAATAGTATTTCTACTTATAAGTGATTTTATGCTATTTTAATGATTAAAAATTCACTTGAATTTAATAAAAGGCATCTGTATAAAAGCTTTAAAAAGTAATCTAACTTTTCAATCCTTTTATAACAAATACCTTTTACATATTTACCCTCATTATCTAATTAAATTAAACTAATTAATAGTTAAACAAGCTCATTAAATTGATCTTTGTTTCTATAAAAATTCTATTTTCTTACCTCTTTTATGCTTTCTATAGCTTTTGATAATTCTGCTTCTGGAACTTCTTCATATCTTACAATTTCCTTTGTGAAGGTTCCCCTTCCTTGAGTTAATGAGCGTAATTCAGTAGCATACTTTCTAACCTCTGCAAGTGGAACTTCAGATGTAACTTTTTGTTTCTCCCCTTCTGATTCCATCCCAATTATTCTGCCTCTCTTTTTATTTATATCTGCTATTACATCTCCCATATATTCATTAGGCAGTAAAATTTCTACTTTCATAATAGGTTCTAGCAAAATAGGATTAGCTTGCTCAAGGCCTTTCTTGTAGGCTATCGATGCCGCCATCTTAAATGCCATTTCAGATGAATCCACAGCATGATATGATCCATCATGAAGTATTGCTCTAAGCCCTATAACTGGACATCCAGCTAAAACCCCATGTGATATGCAATCTCTCAATCCTTTTTCTACTGCTGGAATGAAGTTTCTTGGAACAGCACCACCAACAACATTATCTATAAACTCTAAATCCTCTACTCCATCACTTCTTGCTTCAAACTTAATAACAACATCTCCATATTGTCCATGTCCACCAGATTGTTTTTTGTGTTTTCCTTGCACATCAGCAAAACCCTTTATTGTTTCTTTGTAAGGAACCTTTGGTAGACTTAATACTACATCCACTCCAAACTTACCCTTTATCTTACTTGAAATTATATTAATATGAGTTTCTCCAAGTCCTGAAATAATAATTTCTGCATTTTCTATATCTCTAGATATTACAAAAACAGGATCTTCTTCTTTTAATTTATTTAAAGCTTGAGATATCTTTTCTTCATCTCCCTTAGCTTGTGGTATTACAGCCATAGAGCAAACTGCCTTTGGAAAATTCATCTTATCATACATTATTTTAAAATCTGGACTCGCTAACGTATCTCCAGTACTTGTATATTGTAATTTAGAAATCGCACCTATATCCCCTGCAATAATCTTTTTAGTTGGTATTTGTGTCTTACCTCTAATAAAACAAATATGAGATAATTTTTCGCTCTTTTCTTTATTAACATTTAATACTGTCATATCATCCTTTGCCTCTCCAGTTATAACTCTAAAAAATGATATTTTACCTACAAATGGATCTGCGATAGTTTTAAATACTAATGCTGAAAATGGTTTCTCTTGATCAAGATTTATGAAAACCTCTTCATTTTTTACAACATCTAAAGCTTTTTGAGCAATTGCATATTCTGGTGAAGGAAAACATTCCACTATATCATCAATTAAAGAATCCATTCCTATAACTTTAGTTGCACTTCCACACATAACAGGTGCAATATCGCCACTAGCACATCCACTTATTAATCCTTTATATATCTCTTCATCACTTAATTCGCCTTCGTTAAAATACTTATCAAGTAAAGCTTCATCTGTTTCTGCTACAGCCTCCATAATCATTTTCTTACATTTCTCAACTTCACCCATTAATTCCTCAGGTATATCTAATATTTCTATCTTCTTCGTTGTAACATCATATATTCTAGCTTGCTTAGATATTATATTTATTACTCCCTTAAAATTATCTTCCTCTCCTATTGGATATTGAATTGGAACCACACTTATTCCAAACTTTTCTTTAAGAGATGCTAATACCTTATCAAAGCTTGCATTTTCTCTATCTAATTTATTTATAAAAATTGTCCTAGGCAATTTAATCTTATTACAATATTCCCATGCTCTTTCAGTTCCAGCCTTTATTCCTGAAACTCCACTAACAACTATCATTCCAACGTCTACAGCTCGCATACCTTCAATACATTCACCTTGAAAATCAGCATAGCCTGGAATATCTATAAGGTTTATTTTAACATGATCTAATTCAATTGGAGCTACTGAAAGAGCAATAGAAAATTGTCTCTTCTTCTCTTCAGTATCAAAATCTAAAACAGTAGTCCCATCTTCAATCTTCCCTAATCGATCAGTTATCTTTGAATAATATAAAATACTTTCTGCGAGTGATGTTTTTCCTGTTCCATTATGTCCCATTAATCCTACATTTCTTAAATTTTTAATACTATAATCTTTCATTAGCCCTGCCAAACCCTTAAGTCACCTTAGAAGCTGGCTTTCACCTGCCTTTCACCTTATAATACTCTGTCTTATTTATAATTCTATTTATATTTATGAAATCCTCCTTATTTTCATAATTTTCTGATAATTTATATAAAATATATTTTTATTCTTACACCTTTTAACTAATTTCGAGTTTTATTGTGGTATTTATAAAAAACATTATCATTCTATCTGTTCTTATTTAAATTTATATTTATTATTTTGAAGCTGAAAATCCACATCTAATTATTATTATTGCTTGTATCTGCAAAACATTTGGATAAACTATATTTAAAATTCAATATTTACTTATGGTCTATAGTATCATATATATTCTTTACCTCAGAATAATATTAAATTCTTTAAATATAAAATTAATACCCTTATCATTTTTAGATTCAAAACTTCAAGTATTTTTCACTGCCTTTTATTACAATTCTTATTGGAAGAATTGCATGGGATAATAATCGTGTTTTGAATAAAAGCAGATGTATTTCTACATCTGCTCTTTTGTATATATGCTAATCAATCTATTTATCCCATTAGCTTTTTAATCAAAATTTTATCAAATTTCTTTTTTAACAATCTGATGTTTTTTGTGGGTAACAAATAAGTTAATTAATACTGTGGTAGCCCCTCCGCAAGTATCAATTATAACATCTCGAATTGCTCCTGATCTTCCCGGGACAAACAATTGATGTATCTCATCAGTGCAAGCATAAAGAAATACGAATACTATTGTTATAATTATAACTTGCTTCATATCAAAATATAACTTTAACACATTTAAAACAAGTAATGCTAAAATCATATATTCAAAAAAATGCGCACATTTTCTAACAATAAAATTAGCAAGTTGGCCAAAAATATTGTTCATATCTATCCCAATTTTAGAAAGTATATCTATTATGCCACCACTTTGAGAATCTGATATGTTAGCTGGTTGATTTGACATAATAAATATTCCAATAATCCAAATAATCAATAAAACCCAATAAATTATTTCTCTTCTGTTTTTCATATTCTTCCTCATTCTATTAATTAATTTTAACTTTGAATATCTATAGGTATTTCATTTGATATCTTCATCTCTTTAAATTAGAGTTAAGAACTTCAAATCCCTATCTATAGTACTCCATGTGAGTATAACTCCAAATTAGCTTCTCTTTATTCTGACATATATCTATTTATATATGCAAGTGATTCTTCTAATAATTCTTGACCTTTTTCTAATCCATCAACTTTCATTTCTAAATTACAAATTCTTTGGTCAATTTTGTACATAAGCTGTTTGATATCTTGCATTAGTTTTGCCTCATATGTCACTTGTATACCCTCATCATCAATAAATACTTTTTCTGGAGGATATCCACATTTAGTGCATTTTGCATATATTCCTTGCTTTTCTAAATTATTAAATATTTTAAATGTATCATTATTACATTTTTTACAGCTTGATAGCATCACAAATTCATAATAACTTACATCATAATAATAAGTATTGCCACAATCCTTACATGTTAATTTTAACTGATTATCTTCTGTCACTATATGAAATTCATTCCCACTACATCCATCTTTTTTGCAGACAACAGTTTGTACCATAATCCTACCTCTCATAATATAATTTTTTTCTTCATATTCCTAACTATAAGCCAGATATTAAAATTACATTTTTACATATATTTTACATTTAAATTATATATCATAATTTCTATATTGTACACTTTAATAGTTAGTATTTTTAATTCATTTTATGAGTTAGTTCTACTATTTTTTCAATTACTATAAATTTTAATTCATCAAAAGCTAAGAATCACTTTATTTAAAATATAACTCAAAAATAGATTTAATCATGTCTTTTTAAGAAATTATAATATTTAAGCATAATTCCTTAAATAACAAAAAAAACTATGAATTATAATTCATAGTTTTTTCTAATGGTGGAGATTAAGGGAGTTGAACCCTTGACCCCCTGCGTGCAAGGCAGGTGCTCTCCCAACTGAGCTAAACCCCCATGGTGGACCTTCAGGGACTCGAACCCTAGACCTACCGGTTATGAGCCGGTTGCTCTAACCAACTGAGCTAAAGATCCATTAGCTAATATTCCTTAACTAAAAAATCTTGTATTCTACAAGAATACCTCGCAACGTCCTACTCTGCCACACAGTCACCCGTGCAGTACCATCGGCGCTATAGACCTTAACTGTCCTGTTCGGAATGGGAAGGAGTGTTACCTCTATGCCATCGTCACGAGATTAAGTGAGTCTCTAAATCTATGATTTAGTTAAACGAACTTATGCAAATTCGTTAGAATTTGTTTTCCTCTGAAAGAATTGTTCTTTCAAAATTGCATATAGAATTAATGTATATTTTACAACTTGATTAAATAATTGGTCAAGCCCTCGACCTATTAGTATCAGTCAGCTAAATATGTTACCATACTTACACCTCTGACCTATCAACCTTGTAGTCTTCAAGGGGTCTTACTAGCTTACGCTATGGGAAATCTCATCTTGAGGTTGGCTTCACACTTAGATGCTTTCAGCGTTTATCCATTCCCGACTTAGCTACCCAGCTATGCTTCTGGCGAAACAACTGGTACACCATAGGTCAGTCCATCCCGGTCCTCTCGTACTAAGGACAGCTCCTCTCAAATTTCCTACGCCCGCGACGGATAGGGACCGAACTGTCTCACGACGTTCTGAACCCAGCTCGCGTGCCGCTTTAATGGGCGAACAGCCCAACCCTTGGGACCTACTTCAGCCCCAGGATGCGACGAGCCGACATCGAGGTGCCAAACCTCCCCGTCGATGTGAACTCTTGGGGGAGATCAGCCTGTTATCCCCGAGGTAGCTTTTATCCGTTGAGCGATGGCCCTCCCACGAGGTACCACCGGATCACTAAGCCCGACTTTCGTCCCTGCTCGACTTGTAGGTCTCGCAGTCAGGCTCCCTTATGCCTTTGCACTCTACGAACGATTTCCGACCGTTCTGAGGGAACCTTTGGGCGCCTCCGTTACATTTTAGGAGGCGACCGCCCCAGTCAAACTGCCCACCTAACAATGTCCTGTCACCAGTTTCATGGCATCCAGTTAGAACTTCAATACTATCAGGGTGGTATCCCAACAACGACTCCACCAAAGCTAACGCTCTGATTTCCCAGTCTCCCACCTATCCTGTACAGACAATACCGAAATTCAATGCTAAGCTACAGTAAAGCTCTACGGGGTCTTTCCGTCCAATCGCGGGTAGCGAGCATCTTCACTCGCACTACAACTTCGCCGGATTTGCAGTTGAGACAGTGCACAAGTCATTACGCCATTCGTGCGGGTCAGAACTTACCTGACAAGGAATTTCGCTACCTTAGGACCGTTATAGTTACGGCCGCCGTTTACTGGGGCTTAAGTTCACACCTTCGCACTTACGTGCTAAGCATTCCCCTTAACCTTCCAGCACCGGGCAGGCGTCAGCCCCTATACATCAGCTTACGCTTTAGCAGAGACCTGTGTTTTTGTTAAACAGTTGCTTGTGCCTATTCTCTGCGGCCTGATTTCTCAGGCACCCCTTCTCCCGAAGTTACGGGGTCAATTTGCCTAGTTCCTTAACTGCAATTCTTCCGTCGGCCTTAGGATTCTCTCCTCATCTACCTGTGTCGGTTTGCGGTACGGGCACTACTTCTCTTTCTAGATGCTTTTCTTGGAAGCATGGAATCAGATACTTCGGTTCCGTAGAACCTTCCCCATCACGCCTCAGAATTGTTGGAACGGATTTGCCAATCCCAACTCCCTAAACGCTTAGACTAGCATCCAATAGCTAGCACATCCTATCCTTCTCCGTCACACCATCGATAATAACGATAATAGTGGTATTGGAATATCAACCAATTGTCCATCGACTACGCCTTTCGGCCTCGCCTTAGGTCCCGACTAACCCTGAGAAGACAAACTTTACTCAGGAAACCTTAGATATTCGGCCTGTAAGATTCTCACTTACATCTCGCTACTAATGCCAACATTCTCACTCGTAATCAGTCCACCGCTCCTTACGGTACGACTTCAGCCCGATTACGACGCTCCTCTACCGCTTACAATAAATTGTAAACCCGTAGCTTCGGTGGTAAGTTTGAGCCCCGGACATTTTCGGCGCAGGATCTCTTGACTAGTGAGCTATTACGCACTCTTTTAATGAGTGGCTGCTTCTAAGCCAACATCCTAGTTGTCTTAGAAATCCCACATCCTTTTCCACTTAACTTACACTTTGGGACCTTAGCTGACGATCTGGGCTGTTTCCCTTTTGACCATGGAACTTATCTTTCACAGTCTGACTGCCGGACTGATAGTATATGGCATTCGGAGTTTGATAAGGTTCGGTAAGCGCTATGCCCCCTAGCCTATTCAGTGCTCTACCTCCACTACTCACATTTTCCGACGCTAGCCCTAAAGCTATTTCGAGGAGAACCAGCTATATCCGAGTTCGATTGGAATTTCTCCGCTATCCACAGCTCATCCCATGCTTTTTCAACAGCAACGTGGTTCGGTCCTCCACGAGGTTTTACCCTCGCTTCAACCTGGCCATGGATAGGTCACCCGGTTTCGGGTCTACAGCATGCAACTAGTCGCCCTATTAAGACTTGGTTTCCCTTCGGCTCCGTACCTTAAGTACTTAACCTCGCTACATACCGTAACTCGTTGGCTCGTTCTACAAAAAGCACATCATCACACACATAAGGTGCTATGATCGGTTGTAGGCATATGGTTTCAGGTTCTATTTCACTCCCCTCCCGGGGTTCTTTTCACCTTTCCCTCACGGTACTTCTTCACTATCGGTCATCAGGTAGTATTTAGCCTTGGGAGGTGGTCCTCCCTGCTTCCCACAAGGTTTCACGTGTCTCGTGGTACTCTGGTGCAGAACTGATTATCATAATTTTCATCTACGGGACTATTACCCCCTACGGTCCAACTTTCCAGTTGTGTTCGATTAACCATGATTTCTCGTTATGTTCTGTCCGCAACCCCAGAAATAAATTTCTGGTTTGGGCTCTTTCCTTTTC is a window encoding:
- a CDS encoding competence/damage-inducible protein A; the protein is MKAEIIAIGTEILLGDIVNSNAQYLAQELATLGIDMYYQQVVGDNEKRIVHALDEAYSRSDLIITTGGLGPTEDDITKEVAAKYFNKELLPDEESIEKLKGYFKFRGRKMTENNLKQGLIPEGAIIINNNNGTAPGVIIEENNKIMIILPGPPKEMKPMFEETVKPYLQKKSDSVLVSKMIKILGIGESAAADEVKDLMEAQTNPTIAPYAKEVGVNLRITAKAENEEEALKLIAPIEEEIKGRLGDNVYATEDIAIEDVVAKLLIEKKLTVSTAESCTGGMIASTLINYPGISEVLLEGAVTYSNEAKHNRLGVKNETLDRYGAVSEETAREMAIGIAKTAGTDVSIVTTGIAGPDGGTEEKPVGLVYVGVYVQGEVTVKKCIFNGNRSRVRLQATITGLDMLRRILIKK
- a CDS encoding ROK family protein; the protein is MQKYVVGVDLGGTKISAALSNLNGEVISQTTVPTNASEGEIPVLNRIIESVEKVIKDGSATYEEIKGIGIGSPGPLDAEKGTIIYTPNLPFKNFNLVEPLNKKFGLPVFLDNDANVAAIGEYMFGAGKGAKHVVFFTVSTGVGGGAVLNGKVYRGHTSNALEIGHMTVAPDGPRCNCGNIGCVEATSSGTAIAKRGQEALTSKVETTLRKYETVTSYEVFTEAAAGDPVCKDIIDNALNYLGIAVANAVSIFDPEIIIIGGGVAAAGDIVFDTVRKVVNKRCFKSMAESVKIVPAGLGTNAGVVGAVALALLETEDK
- the fusA gene encoding elongation factor G yields the protein MKDYSIKNLRNVGLMGHNGTGKTSLAESILYYSKITDRLGKIEDGTTVLDFDTEEKKRQFSIALSVAPIELDHVKINLIDIPGYADFQGECIEGMRAVDVGMIVVSGVSGIKAGTERAWEYCNKIKLPRTIFINKLDRENASFDKVLASLKEKFGISVVPIQYPIGEEDNFKGVINIISKQARIYDVTTKKIEILDIPEELMGEVEKCKKMIMEAVAETDEALLDKYFNEGELSDEEIYKGLISGCASGDIAPVMCGSATKVIGMDSLIDDIVECFPSPEYAIAQKALDVVKNEEVFINLDQEKPFSALVFKTIADPFVGKISFFRVITGEAKDDMTVLNVNKEKSEKLSHICFIRGKTQIPTKKIIAGDIGAISKLQYTSTGDTLASPDFKIMYDKMNFPKAVCSMAVIPQAKGDEEKISQALNKLKEEDPVFVISRDIENAEIIISGLGETHINIISSKIKGKFGVDVVLSLPKVPYKETIKGFADVQGKHKKQSGGHGQYGDVVIKFEARSDGVEDLEFIDNVVGGAVPRNFIPAVEKGLRDCISHGVLAGCPVIGLRAILHDGSYHAVDSSEMAFKMAASIAYKKGLEQANPILLEPIMKVEILLPNEYMGDVIADINKKRGRIIGMESEGEKQKVTSEVPLAEVRKYATELRSLTQGRGTFTKEIVRYEEVPEAELSKAIESIKEVRK
- a CDS encoding VanZ family protein, with product MKNRREIIYWVLLIIWIIGIFIMSNQPANISDSQSGGIIDILSKIGIDMNNIFGQLANFIVRKCAHFFEYMILALLVLNVLKLYFDMKQVIIITIVFVFLYACTDEIHQLFVPGRSGAIRDVIIDTCGGATTVLINLFVTHKKHQIVKKEI